The following coding sequences are from one Epilithonimonas vandammei window:
- a CDS encoding response regulator translates to MSTKKIIVVDDSPAILDSVKLMLNMEGFEVSNYERGSDMFNSLLETSTKPDVILMDMWLSGEDGRDICKMIKQHQEFKNIPVVIMSASRGLGDSAIESGAIDFIPKPFDLGEIVEKIRYYSNFTE, encoded by the coding sequence ATGTCAACGAAAAAAATAATAGTTGTAGATGACAGTCCAGCCATTCTGGATTCTGTTAAGCTGATGCTCAATATGGAAGGTTTTGAAGTATCTAACTACGAGCGTGGGAGCGACATGTTCAATTCTCTGCTAGAAACCTCTACTAAGCCAGATGTGATCTTGATGGATATGTGGCTCTCTGGGGAAGACGGAAGAGATATCTGTAAAATGATAAAACAGCACCAAGAGTTTAAAAATATTCCTGTGGTGATAATGTCTGCAAGCCGTGGTCTCGGAGATTCTGCGATAGAAAGTGGTGCAATAGATTTTATTCCAAAACCTTTTGATCTTGGAGAAATTGTAGAAAAAATCAGATATTATTCCAATTTTACGGAGTAA
- a CDS encoding shikimate dehydrogenase family protein: MEKQEFGLLGKNISYSFSKKYFEEKFKKLFLKNHSYNFFDIANIEHINSVIDNQNLVGMNVTIPYKQAIIPFLDELSDEAQQIGAVNCVSFKNEKKIGYNTDAFGFEKTLLINKKDHHKKALILGDGGAAKAVRYILNKHNIEHQTISRKSEITFENLSEDLVKDSLLIIQTTPVGTFPNVDDSVQFPFEAITDKHYVIDLIYNPSETAFLKKSAEKGATTLNGFYMLEQQAERAWEIWNS, translated from the coding sequence ATGGAAAAACAGGAATTCGGATTACTTGGGAAGAATATCTCTTACTCATTTTCAAAAAAATACTTCGAGGAAAAATTTAAAAAATTATTCTTAAAAAATCATTCATACAACTTCTTTGATATTGCAAACATAGAACATATAAATTCTGTTATAGATAATCAAAATCTAGTTGGGATGAATGTCACAATCCCCTACAAACAAGCCATTATTCCTTTCCTCGACGAACTCAGTGATGAAGCTCAACAAATCGGTGCTGTGAACTGCGTAAGTTTCAAAAACGAAAAGAAAATCGGCTATAATACAGATGCTTTTGGATTCGAGAAAACTTTGCTTATCAACAAAAAAGACCATCACAAAAAAGCTTTGATTCTTGGCGACGGTGGCGCTGCAAAAGCGGTGAGATATATTCTTAACAAACATAATATCGAACATCAGACGATTTCCAGAAAATCTGAAATCACTTTTGAAAATCTCTCGGAAGACTTGGTAAAAGATTCTTTACTGATTATCCAAACAACACCGGTTGGAACTTTCCCAAACGTGGATGATTCTGTCCAATTTCCATTTGAAGCGATTACCGATAAACATTACGTTATCGATTTGATTTATAATCCTTCGGAAACGGCTTTTCTAAAGAAATCTGCTGAAAAAGGAGCGACAACACTTAATGGTTTTTATATGCTGGAACAGCAGGCGGAAAGAGCTTGGGAGATTTGGAATAGTTAA
- a CDS encoding DNA-deoxyinosine glycosylase yields the protein MNRINSFPPIVDEYSEILILGSVPGVKSLEMQQYYAHPQNQFWKLMFYLFDSEFSTDYNKRLELLKTNKVALWDVIESCERKGSLDTEIKDEIDNNILELIENHPNIKTIFCNGQKSYKNLLKILGKNFKIPIVVLPSTSPLHTVKFEEKLEKWKIIKN from the coding sequence ATGAACAGAATCAATTCTTTTCCGCCAATTGTTGATGAATATTCAGAGATTCTGATTCTGGGTTCGGTTCCAGGTGTGAAGTCTTTGGAGATGCAACAGTATTACGCGCATCCACAAAATCAGTTTTGGAAATTGATGTTTTATCTTTTTGATTCAGAGTTTTCTACGGATTATAACAAAAGATTAGAATTACTGAAAACCAATAAAGTCGCACTTTGGGATGTCATCGAAAGCTGTGAAAGAAAGGGTAGTCTGGATACAGAAATCAAAGATGAAATTGATAATAACATCCTTGAATTAATAGAAAATCATCCCAACATCAAAACCATCTTTTGCAACGGACAAAAGTCTTACAAAAACCTTCTGAAGATTCTAGGCAAAAATTTCAAAATCCCGATTGTAGTTTTGCCTTCTACAAGTCCGCTTCATACGGTGAAGTTTGAAGAGAAATTGGAGAAGTGGAAAATCATTAAAAATTAA
- the dacB gene encoding D-alanyl-D-alanine carboxypeptidase/D-alanyl-D-alanine endopeptidase, translating into MKNLFMVPLLLSQAVFSQSVSANLDKSVKEMLSTSNALAANLSFYVADENGNLVYEYNGNKGLSTASTQKIFTSAAALETLGENYQFKTTASYSGKISNGNLDGDFYITSNGDPTLGTWRYENYKPENFKQQLLDAIKKSGIKKISGNLIIDDSYFDFQSTPGGWPWNDLGNYYGAGTFGVNWRENQFDININGNQFKSFSYDLENVNWINELKTGGSSDQSLIFTAPHSETAMINGTLPAGKVTTVSGATPNPPMQLALEINKLLSENGISLSGKTTTYYNEKIAGKSVSKAPTQNQIFEYKSPTLDKIVFWFLRKSINLYGETLIKTMAKEKRNNPSFDTGVDFLKDFWKSKGINPMMINFADGSGLSPQNYVSAKAQVQALLYVKKQNWFDAFYEGFPTQNGIKMKSGTIKDSKSFAGYQTSKSGKNYVFSIIINNYQGGSISNALFKVLDNLK; encoded by the coding sequence TCTCCCAATCGGTTTCTGCTAATCTGGATAAATCGGTAAAGGAGATGTTGTCTACATCCAATGCTTTGGCAGCTAATCTTTCTTTCTATGTTGCAGATGAGAATGGAAATTTAGTTTATGAATACAATGGGAACAAAGGACTTTCCACAGCCAGCACGCAAAAGATTTTTACATCGGCGGCAGCTTTGGAGACGCTCGGAGAGAATTATCAGTTCAAAACGACCGCTTCCTATTCTGGGAAAATATCAAATGGAAATTTAGACGGAGATTTTTACATTACTTCGAATGGAGACCCAACGCTGGGAACATGGCGTTATGAGAATTACAAACCGGAAAATTTCAAACAACAATTGTTAGATGCCATCAAAAAATCCGGAATCAAGAAAATATCAGGTAATTTGATTATCGATGATTCTTATTTCGATTTCCAAAGTACGCCTGGTGGCTGGCCTTGGAATGATTTGGGGAATTATTATGGTGCAGGAACTTTTGGCGTTAATTGGAGAGAGAACCAATTTGATATTAATATTAATGGCAATCAATTCAAGAGTTTTTCCTATGATTTGGAAAATGTCAATTGGATAAATGAGCTGAAAACTGGCGGAAGCTCTGACCAAAGTTTAATCTTCACAGCGCCACATTCCGAAACCGCAATGATTAATGGAACATTACCTGCCGGAAAAGTAACCACAGTTTCCGGTGCAACACCTAATCCGCCAATGCAATTAGCTCTTGAAATCAATAAATTGCTGTCAGAAAACGGAATTTCCCTTTCTGGAAAAACGACAACTTACTACAATGAAAAAATTGCCGGAAAATCTGTTTCAAAAGCTCCAACTCAAAATCAAATCTTTGAATATAAATCGCCAACACTGGACAAAATTGTCTTTTGGTTTTTGAGAAAAAGCATCAATCTTTACGGAGAAACTTTAATCAAAACAATGGCGAAAGAAAAACGTAACAATCCGAGTTTTGATACTGGTGTGGATTTTCTAAAGGATTTCTGGAAGTCAAAAGGCATTAATCCGATGATGATCAACTTTGCTGATGGCAGCGGACTTTCTCCACAGAATTACGTTTCAGCAAAAGCGCAGGTTCAGGCGCTTTTATATGTTAAAAAGCAAAACTGGTTTGATGCTTTTTATGAAGGTTTCCCAACGCAGAACGGAATCAAAATGAAAAGTGGAACCATCAAAGACAGCAAATCTTTTGCAGGTTATCAAACTTCTAAAAGTGGCAAAAATTATGTATTTTCTATCATTATAAACAATTATCAGGGCGGAAGTATCAGTAATGCTTTATTTAAGGTTTTGGATAATTTGAAGTAA